A window of Pantoea agglomerans contains these coding sequences:
- a CDS encoding helix-turn-helix transcriptional regulator: MMELRDDSLIDMKFMVRDSGFTDRYFYKQIQQGKLPPPRKFGRASRWEYREYQLWKQSFSRN, from the coding sequence ATGATGGAACTTCGTGATGATTCACTTATTGACATGAAATTCATGGTACGCGACTCTGGCTTTACCGATCGCTACTTCTACAAACAAATCCAGCAGGGCAAGCTGCCACCGCCCAGAAAATTTGGTCGCGCGTCCCGGTGGGAGTACAGGGAATACCAGCTCTGGAAGCAGTCATTTTCCCGGAACTGA
- a CDS encoding ANR family transcriptional regulator, which translates to MKSPVYGQRVSRYSLTASDAARVERDGNYALAAKMWKEAAGCACRAANQNWAEKRAGFCQAMDERIPTVASGRDESSCAKEGSDERHS; encoded by the coding sequence ATGAAATCCCCTGTTTACGGCCAGCGCGTCAGCCGGTATTCCCTTACTGCTTCTGACGCGGCGAGGGTTGAAAGAGACGGTAACTATGCGCTTGCCGCGAAAATGTGGAAGGAAGCGGCCGGTTGTGCCTGCCGGGCAGCCAATCAGAACTGGGCAGAAAAACGTGCCGGTTTCTGTCAGGCCATGGATGAACGGATCCCGACTGTGGCTTCAGGACGCGACGAGTCTTCTTGTGCAAAAGAAGGCAGCGATGAACGGCATTCCTGA
- a CDS encoding helix-turn-helix transcriptional regulator has protein sequence MENKEIRKVNLSKLLNEHLQQTDATKAGFAEQCGLNPAQLSQVLGNEAFRNIGDRLARRIESSLKLPTGWLDSIHPDNIPEDEVEIAGAPAKGFVRVVGEALLGTDGSVDMMELHAGWLCICSKDLEAFGLKVKGDSMWPRIQSGEFVVIEPNTPVQVGDEVFVRTRDGRNMIKIFNKTRDGSYLFTSVNSQHHPITLAPDEIEKIQYVAAILKHTRFLERLDKVS, from the coding sequence ATGGAAAACAAAGAGATCAGAAAGGTCAACCTGTCAAAGCTTCTAAATGAACATTTGCAGCAAACCGATGCAACTAAGGCTGGCTTTGCAGAGCAGTGTGGACTGAACCCCGCCCAGCTCAGCCAGGTATTAGGCAATGAGGCATTTAGAAATATTGGTGACAGGCTTGCCCGCCGAATTGAAAGTTCGTTAAAGCTTCCTACGGGATGGCTGGATAGCATTCATCCTGACAACATCCCGGAAGATGAGGTTGAGATTGCAGGCGCACCTGCTAAAGGCTTTGTACGAGTGGTAGGAGAGGCTTTACTGGGCACAGATGGCTCGGTGGATATGATGGAGCTTCACGCTGGCTGGTTATGCATATGTAGTAAGGACCTGGAAGCTTTTGGGCTGAAAGTGAAAGGCGATAGCATGTGGCCAAGGATTCAATCAGGTGAATTCGTCGTAATAGAACCCAATACTCCTGTCCAGGTCGGAGATGAAGTTTTCGTAAGGACCAGGGACGGGCGTAACATGATAAAAATTTTCAATAAAACCCGAGATGGGTCTTATCTTTTTACAAGTGTAAATAGCCAGCATCATCCAATCACGCTGGCTCCAGACGAGATTGAAAAAATCCAGTATGTTGCAGCAATACTAAAGCATACGCGTTTCCTCGAACGCCTCGATAAAGTCAGTTAA
- a CDS encoding helix-turn-helix domain-containing protein translates to MSMTLMTQAMSIKVGNPIRKLVLIKLADNANDKGECWPSYQHIADQCEIGRSTVKAHIRALEEMGLVRREYRKNGDFNQSNLFHLTFDKLTQSAKASSGANNDLGQDLTEGVGQIITGVGQNLTEGGAGVVPGGGAGAAPRTSHFFEPVIESQNITPAADATYVTKTGLSRYAFEGRVVKLNHADFASWQKLYSSVDLLYELQKLDIEFSHERPKSWFITASQKLSYQNKQAARRGQLPAEDTSQPHWNDLSEWENNFI, encoded by the coding sequence ATGAGCATGACACTCATGACTCAGGCTATGAGCATCAAAGTAGGAAATCCCATCCGAAAGCTGGTGCTGATCAAGCTTGCAGACAATGCCAATGATAAAGGCGAGTGCTGGCCTTCCTATCAGCATATTGCTGACCAGTGCGAAATCGGACGGTCCACAGTAAAAGCCCACATCAGGGCTCTGGAGGAAATGGGGCTAGTACGACGTGAGTATCGTAAGAATGGAGACTTCAATCAGTCAAATCTCTTCCATCTCACATTCGATAAATTAACCCAAAGCGCTAAAGCCAGTAGTGGGGCAAATAATGACCTAGGGCAGGATTTGACCGAGGGGGTAGGGCAAATCATAACCGGGGTGGGTCAGAATCTGACCGAGGGTGGGGCAGGAGTTGTCCCAGGGGGTGGGGCAGGAGCTGCCCCCAGAACCAGTCACTTTTTTGAACCAGTCATAGAATCTCAAAACATAACACCCGCCGCTGACGCGACGTACGTGACGAAAACGGGCTTATCTCGTTACGCTTTCGAAGGCAGGGTGGTGAAGCTGAACCACGCAGACTTTGCATCGTGGCAAAAACTCTACTCGAGCGTTGATTTGCTCTATGAGCTGCAGAAACTCGACATTGAGTTTTCACATGAGCGGCCAAAAAGCTGGTTTATCACAGCCAGCCAGAAGCTCAGCTACCAGAACAAACAGGCTGCACGGCGGGGCCAGCTACCGGCTGAGGATACAAGC
- the tssB gene encoding type VI secretion system contractile sheath small subunit codes for MADSFQNEVPKARINLKLDLHTGGASKKTELPLKLLVAGDFSHGQETAPLSERKKVNVNKNNFNSVLSEYSPKVNLTIKNTLANDGSEENISLTFQDLKDFSPEQVARQIPQLKAMLAMRNLLRDLKANLLDNQAFRKELEKILLDPALSAELRNELSALAPRS; via the coding sequence ATGGCTGATAGTTTCCAGAACGAGGTGCCAAAGGCACGTATTAACCTGAAGCTTGATCTGCATACAGGAGGTGCAAGTAAGAAAACCGAATTACCGTTAAAGTTACTGGTCGCGGGCGATTTCAGCCACGGTCAGGAAACGGCGCCGCTGTCAGAAAGAAAAAAAGTGAACGTAAATAAGAATAATTTTAACAGCGTGCTTTCTGAATATTCCCCAAAAGTTAATCTCACTATTAAAAATACGCTGGCCAACGACGGCAGTGAAGAAAATATCAGCCTGACTTTCCAGGATTTAAAAGATTTCTCCCCCGAACAGGTGGCGCGCCAGATCCCGCAGCTGAAAGCCATGCTGGCGATGCGCAATTTGCTGCGCGATTTAAAAGCCAATCTGCTGGATAACCAGGCTTTCCGAAAAGAGCTGGAAAAAATTCTGCTCGACCCGGCATTAAGTGCTGAGCTGCGCAATGAGCTCTCTGCGCTGGCACCCAGGTCTTAA